ATCAAATAGAATAACCGTGTGGAAATTACCATCTCCGGCATGAGCGATTACTGTGCTGGCAAAGGGATACAATACATACACGCATTGATCATATTAGTCTGTTTGATCATCCACAATCATCAGGTAACATAAATTATGACCAATAGAATTTAAGTCCAGTATCCAGAATGAAATAACCCTGATCATGACCAGACTTACCAAACTAGTGGTGAAGCATCCAGCTCCTTTTTAGACCTTGAAATTAAATCACCAAGGTGAGATAAAGGAACACATACATCCTGCGGGAGTTAAATTACCATCCCccaaacaaggaaaaagaaggtCCTCAGAAAAACATAAATGCAATTGGAAGTCTAGAACAGTTGGAACTCTTCTCATTAAAAAAACTTGGAAAATCCGAATATATTCAAATGCAAGTTTAAAAAAAGCTTCACTTCACATGCTTCTCTTTCAGGTCTTCACAAAAGCATTTTATTCATCAGACCTTGGGATTAACATGAAGATTACAAAGAGGCAAGACAGCTTAGCTATATCttgtaaaaaatcattttaagaaagaaaaaaaattcctgTCATTCTATTTCCCCATCAACAATAAGCACGAGCACTTAGATCAACATTGGCTAGGTTTGATATGTATATCTTTACTAGCAATCAGatcaaagtatatatttttttttatagtatgaaACTCTTTAGTTAGTTTCCTATCATCTAGCATATAATTAAAcagtgtaaaaaataaattaaaatgtataatatttcaTTACTAACTCACTGAAATCATTGCCTCCAGATTAGGTTCCATTGCAAAGCAAGCCCAGAGTGCCTCTTTCCTTACCTGCAACAGAACAGAGGATATTGAACTAGATGTACAAGTAAATAGTAATACTGACTAATTGATAGTGAGGTCAGCTTCAGTGAACAAGACAGTATAAAGAGAGTAACTTCAAAAGACGCTATACAAAAACTAAGTTTGCTAGCTGTGGATGGATTTGCACAAACATTGGGTTTCAGGGGATGGAGGTGGAGGAAGCTAAGCATAATAAAGGAATAAACTACTACCTTCCAAAGTTCTTTTTTTGCTTCAGGTTCTTCTGCAAATACAAAATCTGAGCCATTGTGCTCAGAAACAATTTTCCGAACAATTTGTGTTTGCTCACGTGCATATGCCTctgaagaatatatatatatacacacatactAAGTTAggtattaaatttatgaaagtgTAGAGCATCCAATTTAAAGGACACTACATTATTGTTGACGTGAATAATGTAATTAGCTTATTCCATAGACAACTTTCGACTTTTTTCTGTTTCATACTGTcataactattaaatttatcATGCTACAAGATTTGTTTTGCCCTTGATATTTTACACTAAGCCAATAATGGTGGAAGAACCCAAGGCCATATGAAACTCATATTGGAATCCCATACTTCCTAGGTGGGAGTAAAATCTCATACCTTGCAATTGGATCCTAACATTATCAAATCTTCCAAGAAAATTCTGAACTTTCTCATACATTTGAAGAATGTGATTTGAAATGCTATGAATTTTGAtctatgatattttaatatattcagAAAATATATTCTATGCTAAACAACAATTTGAAGTTACACCAATAAGAAGAATTTGAAAGGACTAACCTGTTCctataaattcaaacattaaGGTTGGACTTTCAGGCAAATTTTTCCCATTAGCAATGTTGATAGCTTTCACTTGAACTTCATCCAATAGCTCTACCCTTGACACCTAACCCCCATAAACAGCAACTTGTAATTGGATAGACAGAAATATTGATATTCAAATTCAGAATCCTACCTGTACACCAGACCTCATTGTGGCAATAGCAACATCTGCTGCATCCTTCACAGAGGGAAAATTGCACATTGCAACCTGTGCATTTTGATTAGTCAAATAACCCATATGATTCTAAACAGATACACATAGCAACAAATACAAATGTATTCTGGcagaataaaacatatataagttATCTGCATAAATATCCCCTGATGCACCATCTAAATAAAAAGTCACCGCCAGTGAAAATAAAGAACCATGGTTCAAAAGCATTTTTCACCCGATGGGATCATATGACAGCATTGTTCAAATATACTGTCTTCGTGTTTTTATATCTCTAGTCGCCAATTCCAAAAGTTTATGAAATACAATAGGCCAGTACCAACAGATAATAAGTGAAAATGGAAAGAGTGAACGTGTACTCTACCAAGAGCTTGGACTGGCCATGTATGAAAATTGCAGAAGGAAGAAACACAAGGCAGTAGAAAAGGTAAAGCAATTTTCAGAGGAACCTATAGCGGGGGTAGGGGGGAGAGACGTCTAAATGTTGGATGTTGCACTACTTTATAATGAGCTGCtgtttgtaaattaaaaacattccAGGATAGAAACTAGAAACACAACATTACTATCCAAATTTGGAATTTAGAACACACATCTTGCATTGACACATGTCAAGGATCAAAACCGACATTAAAAAGAGAATGCAATATACAATTTAGTATGTTCATCACAATAACAAAGTTCAATGGACCATATGAAATTTGAGAAAAGGATCAAGTTAATCAATGTACCACTGAATGCTGAGGAATTTTCTGAAGCCGCAGGGTTACTTCTGTTATAAGACCAAGTGTTCCTTCACTTCCAATCATCAAGCGGGTCAAGTCATACCtataatatatagtttgaaCAAAAAATTCAGTATCTTATCTTGCTATTACATCAGTTCCAAGAGGGACTCTTTGAAGAATTTTGTAATGTAATGCAAGGGAGTTGTGTTGCTTGCATCCATGAGAAAAAGGATATGTTTGCAGATTTTAGGATCTCACAACGCCTTATGATATGATCAATGTAATCATTATAAGGCTTGGATATTCTTCGTCTTACAAGCTATTTCTGAGATTAAGTTAAACCTTAAACCcaaattataaaagttgaagCAGTAATAAATGTTTGGACAAATGATGGCATAAGTGAATATTTTTCAATGCAGTTTATATCTAGGTTTGACATTTAACTCTGCAGATTTTCTGATTCCTAGTGAACAAATTTACCAAGCATATTCAAGATGAAGTGTGTTGGCGAATTGTTTTGCTAATGACATTGTTTGGATGATGGGTGCTAGAGTTGGAGTTGCAAGGAATTGTTTTGGAGACCGAGCTTTTCAATTGAGAACATCAGACAAAATTTATTGATTGTGTCATCAAATACTAGAAAAGTCATCATAATCGACATAGGGACTGTTAAGGATGTTAAATATCATATCCAAGAAGGATAAATGATGTAGAGAAGTGTCTTGGTCAATTTATTGCATTGTTGATAGAGTTTCCGAAAAATTGTCTTCGTAGTTCAATCATACTACCCAACCTCTTGGAAAGCACACCAAAGAGGAAAAATAAGTGAAATGAATTAATAGCTAAaggcaacaaaataaaacaaacccCGCAGCACTCTTCCTGGCACGTGATGCAGTCTTCACAATGTCTCCATTGGCAAGAACCACCTGGAATACACATAGTACAATAAATACAGCATCACATCAATACATTAGAGACCAAAAATTGGGATTAACAAACCTTGAGACTGATGACATTATCACGCATAGTTCCATACCTACAAATTTTTAAGGGGAACCATTAACCTCAGTAAGATGGAACATTTTTATAgcttttttttatggttttcatAAGATCAGGAAATGTTGAATTACGACGGAATTGCATCAGCATTAAGCTTAGTTATCTTAAGCAACAAGCCTCAAGTAAAAGACCTTCAAACCAAATATTTGACCTTATAAGCAGACAAGTGGCAACAACCAAGATTACACATTTAAACCAGCATGTACTAGTGTATGCCAATGACATGATAATATACATCAGAGTGACTACCTCACAGCTAATGAACCAGAGCAACGTGTAGCACACATGCCTCCAATGCTAGCACCAGGACCTGCTTGTAACAAATAAAAGttcaacttaaaatattaagCCTCTTTGTCCTTTAACTATCAGAGAACCAACTGACCTGGATCAAGTGGAAAAAATAGTCCATAAGGTTCCAAATACTCATTGAGCTCCATCCATCCAATGCCAGGCTCAACAACAACATCCATGTCATCAACATGTAATGCTTTCACAGTCTAGATTATACCACTAAACAGTGTAAGTATAACAGCTAAAGTGAAGTTCACTTATTTGCATCCCATTCAGTACTTATATGCACACatgattatattttgtattctgCATGTGTAAATACATGATTAAGCGTCCTGTCTACATAAGGTGCAAGCACAATAAACAATCTAATGACAATACaataatcatcaaaataataCACAGTTGCTGACTCTAACAGAGATTTCTGTACTCCAAATTCAATTAACTATAGCAAGAAATAGATGCAACATAATGGCTTTAGAGTTTTGTGATGATGATACCAAAagtattttcataatttgtaaTAACAATTAAACAATAATGCATTGATTAATGTGTTCATAGAAAAGCATCTAGCATTCTACAATGGTAATGCTCAATGCATATTACAGTTCAGCAGATAATTAAAACTATGTATTCCATGGGTTGACAAATATAATTCCTAAATTTTACAGAAAAGGAAGcataaaaaagtaacatttgaAAATAAGTAACAATACAGATTGTCTTGAACCCAAAATCCCAAAAGTTTTAAGCTATTAGGTGAGTGCACATAAATGGTTTTACATAGCATCTCtgacaaaaattatgatatagCAAGAAGATATTTAGGCCACAAAGAAAAAGCATATAACCTCTATGAGCTCTCAACTCTACCCTAAAggcaataaaattaataatacatcTGAGATCAATTCAATACAAACCTTAACTTTTATTTCAGAGGGGAAAAATACATCTTAAAACTAATTACAAGTGTGTACTGTTTTGCAGACTGAAGACAACTCCACAGGCAGGtacaataaaaaaactcatACTCTGTGTATTTTACCTTAAGGACAATGGTCGGGTAAGTGCATCAAAAAGAACATGCTCAATTCCAACAAAGGACGTCTTATTTGTTCATAGGAGGAGTAGAATTTTTCATGAAGGATGAGaatgaaatagaaaaggaagaaaaagactTCTTCCAGAAACATAACGAGAAAAAAAAGGGGGAACGTAAAAATGGAAAACTAGGGATTTAACACCCATTCCAAGCAAATAAAGGTGTCTTCAACTTTCTACAAGTCTATTATGCCTGATTTAATCTCAAACATATCAAAAACAAGTTGTCTTCAGCAACTCTAAAGCAGACATGGGACCAAATTGGCCTTACAAGAGTTTTGCCATAGTCCATTAGAATCAAATATATACTTCATAATTCATAATCTTCATATACTACTGACAATATTATGCAGatattatactattataattGAACATGCACATACCTTCATTAATGACATGTCAATGCAAACCCCTCCATGAGGAGATAAGGTGTGACCCTCGATTGATGTAGCACCGCCATATGGTACAATAGGAACCTGTTACCAAaagctttttaaataaaacatagaaaaaaaaaaaaaaa
The sequence above is drawn from the Vigna radiata var. radiata cultivar VC1973A chromosome 3, Vradiata_ver6, whole genome shotgun sequence genome and encodes:
- the LOC106757761 gene encoding D-lactate dehydrogenase [cytochrome], mitochondrial isoform X1, coding for MSNFSSWFFRLRYSSSKLFYRYRTLHNKYEPTVFNNHSSRNARSTSLLPFALALSAGSFALHPHFSPSFCDSDRGVNVGGKGSTQYVVKGSQKEFPRELLEELKIICQDNISVDYDERYIHGKPQNSFHKAVNIPDVIVYPRSEEEVSKVVNLCNIHKVPIVPYGGATSIEGHTLSPHGGVCIDMSLMKTVKALHVDDMDVVVEPGIGWMELNEYLEPYGLFFPLDPGPGASIGGMCATRCSGSLAVRYGTMRDNVISLKVVLANGDIVKTASRARKSAAGYDLTRLMIGSEGTLGLITEVTLRLQKIPQHSVVAMCNFPSVKDAADVAIATMRSGVQVSRVELLDEVQVKAINIANGKNLPESPTLMFEFIGTEAYAREQTQIVRKIVSEHNGSDFVFAEEPEAKKELWKVRKEALWACFAMEPNLEAMISDVCVPLSHLGDLISRSKKELDASPLVCTVIAHAGDGNFHTVILFDPSQEEHRREAERLNQFMVHAALSLEGTCTGEHGVGTGKMKYLEEELGVEALRTMKKIKSVLDPNNIMNPGKLIPPHVCF
- the LOC106757761 gene encoding D-lactate dehydrogenase [cytochrome], mitochondrial isoform X2, which gives rise to MPCLAMDVRGVNVGGKGSTQYVVKGSQKEFPRELLEELKIICQDNISVDYDERYIHGKPQNSFHKAVNIPDVIVYPRSEEEVSKVVNLCNIHKVPIVPYGGATSIEGHTLSPHGGVCIDMSLMKTVKALHVDDMDVVVEPGIGWMELNEYLEPYGLFFPLDPGPGASIGGMCATRCSGSLAVRYGTMRDNVISLKVVLANGDIVKTASRARKSAAGYDLTRLMIGSEGTLGLITEVTLRLQKIPQHSVVAMCNFPSVKDAADVAIATMRSGVQVSRVELLDEVQVKAINIANGKNLPESPTLMFEFIGTEAYAREQTQIVRKIVSEHNGSDFVFAEEPEAKKELWKVRKEALWACFAMEPNLEAMISDVCVPLSHLGDLISRSKKELDASPLVCTVIAHAGDGNFHTVILFDPSQEEHRREAERLNQFMVHAALSLEGTCTGEHGVGTGKMKYLEEELGVEALRTMKKIKSVLDPNNIMNPGKLIPPHVCF
- the LOC106757761 gene encoding D-lactate dehydrogenase [cytochrome], mitochondrial isoform X3, which translates into the protein MSNFSSWFFRLRYSSSKLFYRYRTLHNKYEPTVFNNHSSRNARSTSLLPFALALSAGSFALHPHFSPSFCDSDRGVNVGGKGSTQYVVKGSQKEFPRELLEELKIICQDNISVDYDERYIHGKPQNSFHKAVNIPDVIVYPRSEEEVSKVVNLCNIHKVPIVPYGGATSIEGHTLSPHGGVCIDMSLMKTVKALHVDDMDVVVEPGIGWMELNEYLEPYGLFFPLDPGPGASIGGMCATRCSGSLAVRYGTMRDNVISLKVVLANGDIVKTASRARKSAAGYDLTRLMIGSEGTLGLITEVTLRLQKIPQHSVVAMCNFPSVKDAADVAIATMRSGVQVSRVELLDEVQVKAINIANGKNLPESPTLMFEFIGTEAYAREQTQIVRKIVSEHNGSDFVFAEEPEAKKELWKVRKEALWACFAMEPNLEAMISDVCVPLSHLGDLISRSKKELDASPLV
- the LOC106757761 gene encoding D-lactate dehydrogenase [cytochrome], mitochondrial isoform X4, translated to MSNFSSWFFRLRYSSSKLFYRYRTLHNKYEPTVFNNHSSRNARSTSLLPFALALSAGSFALHPHFSPSFCDSDRGVNVGGKGSTQYVVKGSQKEFPRELLEELKIICQDNISVDYDERYIHGKPQNSFHKAVNIPDVIVYPRSEEEVSKVVNLCNIHKVPIVPYGGATSIEGHTLSPHGGVCIDMSLMKTVKALHVDDMDVVVEPGIGWMELNEYLEPYGLFFPLDPGPGASIGGMCATRCSGSLAVRYGTMRDNVISLKVVLANGDIVKTASRARKSAAGYDLTRLMIGSEGTLGLITEVTLRLQKIPQHSVVAMCNFPSVKDAADVAIATMRSGVQVSRVELLDEVQVKAINIANGKNLPESPTLMFEFIGTEAYAREQTQIVRKIVSEHNGSDFVFAEEPEAKKELWKVRKEALWACFAMEPNLEAMISV